CCGGGCTGATTTATCTTGGCGGCGCCACCTATATGGGAAGTCCGCCGCGGGTCGACTTCGTGTCGCCCAGCGGTGAGACAGTGATATCCCAGGACCAAATCATACTTGGACAGAAAGTGTTTCACCTCAGGGGCCTGATGACTTACGGCTCTTTTTGGGGTGACGGTGCGGAACGAGGGCCGGATTTCACGGCCGACGCCTTGCACCGGACTGTTGTCGGCATGAGAAATTTCTATGAAAACGAGTTGAAGGAACGTGAGGGTCCTGAAGCTCTGACGCAGTACCACAGGGATGCGATCGCTGCCAGGGTAATACGGGAGATCCACACCAACACCTGGGACGAGGACGCCGGGAACATTCGGCTCAACGACGCTCAGATCAACGCATTCCGGGAATTGAACGATCATTACACTCGGATGTTTACCGATTCCAAATATTCAGAAGCATTCGATCCGGCTGGATTCATCTCGGACCCGGACGACATTCGGAACCTGACATCATTCTTCTTCTGGGGAGGGTGGGTTTCCGGTGCCAATCGGCCGGGCGAAACCTACAGCTATACGCATAACTGGCCCGGTGACGTGGCGGCCGGCAACACGCCGACCCAAGCAACTTTTTTCTGGAGCGTACTTTCGATTTTCGCACTGTTTCTGGGTATCGGAGCAGTCCTGTACGTATACGGCCAGATGAAAACGGCGCCTGTCGATGTGTTCGATAGCGACGACGAAGGCGGGAGCCAGACCTATCTCACTACCTACGATCTCGAGAACGAATACGTTCGTCCCACCCAGCGGTCCACCTACAAATTTTTTGTTCTGGCCATCGTGGTGTTCGGTGTTCAGATACTGGGAGGCGTCATTGCCGCAACCGACTTCGTCCGTCCTTTCGGTGTTTCTCTGAACGAACTCATCCCTTTCAGTGTTGCTCGGAGCTACCATACCCTGCTGCAGATATTCTGGTTCTTCATGTGCTGGGTCGGTTACACGTTATTTTTCCTGCCCAGGATATCGAAAGTACCGAAAGGCCAGAAGTTCCTGATCAACGTGCTGTTTGCGCTGTGCATGATTACCGGTGTAGGCGCCCTGGTGGGCATCTATCTCGGACAGACGGGGATGATCACGGGCGATATGGCGTACTGGTTCGGAAGCCAGGGCTGGGAGTTCATGGAACTCGGGCGATTCTTCCAGATGACCCTGCTGGCCGCGTTCAGCCTGTGGATATTCATAATCTACCGTGGCGTGAAGCCGTGGCTGACAAGAAAGAATATCTGGTCGGTTCCCTCGTGGCTTCTTTACGGCAGCGGAATAATGGTCATGTTCCTGTTCTTCGGCCTGCTGGTGCAGCCGGAGATGAACTTCGCCATTTCGGACTACTGGCGCTGGATGGTCGTTCATATGTGGGTTGAGGTTACTTTCGAAGTATTCACAACCGTCATCATCGGCTACATGCTCGTCCAGATGGGTCTGATCACGCGACTGATGGCGGAACGCGTTATCTTTCTCGCCGTGATGCTCTTCCTGATCACCGCAACAATCGGCATTTCCCACAACTTCTACTGGATTGCCAAACCGACCGGGATCATCGCGCTTGGTAGCGTGTTCTCGACCCTCCAGGTTCTGCCGCTGCTCTTGCTTACCCTTGATGCATGGCAGATGCGGCAGGAGGGCAACAGGGCCGAAGAGTACCGTATCCAGGGAAAGCAGACCTTTGTCATGGAGGGTGTCTGGCTGTTCATACTTGGTGTCAATTTCTGGAATATTTTTGGCGCGGGAGTATTGGGCTCGCTGATCAACCTGCCGATCGTCAATTATTATGAACATGCAACCTACCTGACCGGCAACCATGCTCACGCCGCCATGTTCGGGGTAAAAGGCAATATTGCACTGGGTGGAATGCTGTTCTGCTGCCAGCATTTGTTCCACAAGTCTGCCTGGAATCCCAAACTGATCAAGACGGCGTTCTGGTCGCTCAACATCGGGTTGGCGATGATGATGTTCCTCGATCTGTTTCCGGTCGGACTGTATCAGACCTGGGTCGCCTTCACCGAGGGAACCTGGTACGCACGATCTGCGGAGATCGTAACAGGGCCCGTGTTCGCAACCTTGACTTACATGCGTTCGATTGGCGGGGCCGTGTTCATCTTCGGCGGTGTAATACCTCTTGTCTGGTTCATCGTGTCGAGAGCTACCTCGATTCGCCGTAAGGAGGAGGACGTCGAGGAAGGCGAATGGACAGTCTACGCACGTGAGTGGGCTGCCCAGAAGGACCCATCATTGGGCGGATAATAAGCACGCAAAAGAGGCTGCTCCTGACCCTGATCATTCCATGAATGGTCAGGGTCAGGGCGTTGAGGGGAATGAGTGAGGAAGTGTTCGGAGTGATCTTTTCAGAAGAGGAGAGGAGATGAGCAATGAATAGTTTTGGCTATCGATGCACGCCCCGGCGCTCCGCATTATGGTTCATCGTGGTCGGTGCATTGACGCTATGCCCGATGATGACCATAGCTAAAACCATAATTCCGGAGAATCCGCCAGCATCGGAAAGTCACCATATAGGTCAGGTCAGCCTGACGGTGACGGGTGCTTTTGCCGGCATCAGCACCGAGTATTTCGAGCAAACCGTCACCGATGCCATTGCTGCCAGTGGGCTTCTTTCCAGTACCGACGACAGCAACAGCACACAGTATCAGCTGGAAATTCGCATCATCAAAGTCAGTGCGCCATCATTCAGCGCAAGGATGGAAGTCAGCATGAATGCGGTCTGGGAGCTTCATGGT
The sequence above is drawn from the Gammaproteobacteria bacterium genome and encodes:
- a CDS encoding cbb3-type cytochrome c oxidase subunit I produces the protein MSETLKMNTALILLNKRYWLAHFLIVAAICIAGLIYLGGATYMGSPPRVDFVSPSGETVISQDQIILGQKVFHLRGLMTYGSFWGDGAERGPDFTADALHRTVVGMRNFYENELKEREGPEALTQYHRDAIAARVIREIHTNTWDEDAGNIRLNDAQINAFRELNDHYTRMFTDSKYSEAFDPAGFISDPDDIRNLTSFFFWGGWVSGANRPGETYSYTHNWPGDVAAGNTPTQATFFWSVLSIFALFLGIGAVLYVYGQMKTAPVDVFDSDDEGGSQTYLTTYDLENEYVRPTQRSTYKFFVLAIVVFGVQILGGVIAATDFVRPFGVSLNELIPFSVARSYHTLLQIFWFFMCWVGYTLFFLPRISKVPKGQKFLINVLFALCMITGVGALVGIYLGQTGMITGDMAYWFGSQGWEFMELGRFFQMTLLAAFSLWIFIIYRGVKPWLTRKNIWSVPSWLLYGSGIMVMFLFFGLLVQPEMNFAISDYWRWMVVHMWVEVTFEVFTTVIIGYMLVQMGLITRLMAERVIFLAVMLFLITATIGISHNFYWIAKPTGIIALGSVFSTLQVLPLLLLTLDAWQMRQEGNRAEEYRIQGKQTFVMEGVWLFILGVNFWNIFGAGVLGSLINLPIVNYYEHATYLTGNHAHAAMFGVKGNIALGGMLFCCQHLFHKSAWNPKLIKTAFWSLNIGLAMMMFLDLFPVGLYQTWVAFTEGTWYARSAEIVTGPVFATLTYMRSIGGAVFIFGGVIPLVWFIVSRATSIRRKEEDVEEGEWTVYAREWAAQKDPSLGG